In Aequorivita sp. H23M31, a single window of DNA contains:
- a CDS encoding tetratricopeptide repeat protein, translating to MKIRLLVFFSALFLSFSGNTFAQAPDDCAITLSYFIEPAKAKNYEAALKHYDKVIKECPKSSLATYQYAVKMFEYFVDEKKDESKLKDLIQAWRLRLENFPEKTSEGEVLTTIAQLKYDHNMGTKEEQFKAFDEAFKKDPANFTSGKSLYTYFSLAVDLFNEKKMELQEIFSLYDVVQAKIDQEKNNLAEKLTPLMEKEEAGTELTEKEQRAKAVYDNNLGVYATVESSVNGKLGQLADCENLVPFYEKDYESKKNDIEWIKAASNRLDAKECETSLSSKLAVRLHELDPSSTSAYLLGKQAEAEGKASRALEYFNQAAELEKDNSKKARIYYSIAENYRKKGSFGTARTYYNKMLEVKPSAGIAYYKIGTMYAESANNCGTTVFEKRAMNWLAADMMDKAARVDGTIASNARAAADSYRQRAPSKTDIFNDNMQGKTVTFNCWVGGSIKVPNL from the coding sequence ATGAAAATCAGACTACTTGTTTTTTTCTCGGCTCTATTTCTTTCCTTTTCTGGAAACACTTTTGCGCAAGCTCCCGATGACTGTGCCATTACTCTTTCTTATTTTATTGAACCAGCAAAGGCGAAAAACTATGAGGCTGCTCTAAAACATTATGATAAGGTAATTAAGGAATGTCCAAAGTCAAGTTTGGCTACCTATCAATATGCCGTAAAGATGTTTGAATATTTTGTTGACGAAAAAAAGGATGAAAGCAAGTTGAAGGACCTGATCCAGGCCTGGAGATTGCGTTTGGAAAATTTTCCAGAAAAAACATCTGAAGGAGAGGTTCTTACAACAATTGCTCAGTTGAAATATGACCATAATATGGGAACTAAAGAAGAGCAATTTAAAGCGTTTGATGAAGCCTTCAAAAAAGATCCGGCTAATTTCACCAGTGGAAAGAGTCTTTATACTTACTTTTCTTTGGCCGTTGATTTATTCAATGAAAAGAAAATGGAACTTCAGGAAATATTTTCACTTTATGATGTAGTCCAAGCAAAAATTGATCAGGAGAAAAACAATCTTGCCGAAAAACTGACTCCATTAATGGAAAAAGAAGAAGCTGGAACTGAATTAACTGAAAAAGAACAACGTGCAAAAGCGGTGTATGACAACAACCTTGGGGTCTATGCAACTGTTGAGAGCAGCGTAAATGGAAAATTAGGTCAATTGGCAGATTGCGAAAACCTAGTGCCGTTTTACGAAAAAGATTACGAAAGCAAAAAGAATGATATAGAATGGATCAAGGCTGCAAGTAATAGGCTTGATGCAAAAGAATGTGAAACCAGTCTTTCTTCAAAATTGGCTGTTCGACTTCACGAGTTGGATCCAAGTTCTACGTCTGCTTATCTTTTAGGAAAACAAGCCGAGGCTGAAGGAAAAGCTTCTAGAGCTCTTGAGTATTTCAACCAAGCAGCTGAGCTGGAAAAAGATAATTCGAAAAAAGCGAGAATTTATTATAGTATAGCCGAAAACTACCGTAAAAAGGGAAGTTTTGGGACTGCTAGAACCTACTATAACAAAATGTTGGAGGTAAAGCCCTCTGCTGGTATTGCATATTACAAAATTGGAACTATGTATGCTGAGAGCGCAAACAATTGTGGTACTACAGTATTTGAAAAAAGAGCAATGAACTGGCTTGCTGCAGATATGATGGACAAAGCTGCTCGTGTGGATGGTACTATAGCTTCAAATGCTCGTGCCGCAGCAGACAGCTATAGACAACGCGCTCCCTCTAAAACGGATATCTTCAACGATAACATGCAAGGAAAAACCGTTACCTTTAACTGCTGGGTAGGAGGAAGTATTAAAGTTCCCAATTTATAA
- a CDS encoding porin family protein — MLRKIIVGVFLLIAGGIVAQEGTTSPYSFYGIGILKFRGTAENRAMGGIGVFSDSIHLNLQNPASYAGLKLINYSLGASLENTDQKNTTESQHFTSTSLDYLAMGIPMGKFGMGFGILPYTSVGYNFLSKNENGMTEYSGDGGLNRAFLSLAYQITPELSIGVDGNYNFGKIKNTATSQQKDLDYATQTYNSAELYGFHFKFGALYKKMITERLEISGSVTYAPGTNLNSDNFRKISTVSIMPTGIYTIDGRDIDVPSSTFDFPSEFTLGVGLSKPKYWGVGVEYSLQETSDFTNTSALAENATFKSASKIKMGGFYIPSYNSFGNYAKRMVYRAGFRYEETGLRLEGHDINEFGISFGVGLPVGRLFSNFNLGFEIGKRGTTDYGLIQENFFKTFLSFSLNDRWFEKRLYD; from the coding sequence ATGCTGAGAAAAATAATAGTAGGAGTATTTTTACTTATCGCGGGCGGAATAGTGGCCCAAGAAGGAACCACGTCGCCCTATTCTTTTTATGGCATTGGTATTCTTAAATTCCGTGGAACTGCCGAAAATCGGGCCATGGGAGGAATCGGGGTGTTTTCAGATAGTATTCACCTTAACCTCCAAAATCCAGCATCGTATGCGGGACTTAAACTGATTAATTACTCGCTAGGAGCAAGCTTGGAAAATACCGATCAAAAAAACACTACGGAAAGTCAACATTTTACCTCCACTTCTCTCGATTATTTAGCCATGGGAATTCCAATGGGCAAATTTGGGATGGGCTTCGGAATTCTACCTTATACTTCGGTAGGATATAATTTCCTTTCTAAAAATGAAAATGGAATGACTGAATATTCCGGGGACGGCGGCTTAAACAGGGCCTTTCTTTCCTTGGCATACCAAATTACTCCAGAACTTTCCATTGGAGTGGATGGTAATTACAACTTCGGAAAAATAAAAAATACGGCAACCTCCCAGCAAAAGGATTTGGACTATGCCACCCAAACTTATAATAGCGCTGAGCTTTACGGCTTTCATTTTAAATTTGGAGCCCTCTACAAAAAGATGATTACTGAAAGATTGGAAATTTCAGGATCGGTTACCTATGCACCTGGAACCAATCTAAACTCTGATAATTTCCGAAAAATAAGTACGGTATCCATTATGCCTACCGGAATTTACACAATCGATGGGAGAGATATCGATGTTCCCTCTTCAACATTTGATTTCCCTTCAGAATTTACTTTGGGCGTGGGATTATCAAAACCTAAATATTGGGGTGTGGGCGTAGAATATTCCCTTCAGGAAACCAGCGATTTCACCAATACTTCAGCTCTTGCAGAAAATGCAACTTTTAAAAGCGCATCAAAAATTAAGATGGGAGGTTTTTATATTCCCAGCTACAATTCCTTCGGAAATTATGCTAAAAGAATGGTTTACAGAGCAGGTTTTAGATACGAGGAAACCGGCCTGCGCTTGGAAGGACACGACATCAATGAGTTTGGCATATCTTTTGGAGTAGGACTACCTGTAGGACGATTGTTCTCCAACTTTAACCTTGGATTTGAAATCGGAAAACGCGGAACCACGGATTATGGATTAATCCAGGAAAACTTTTTCAAGACATTCCTGAGTTTCTCACTAAACGACCGTTGGTTTGAAAAAAGATTATACGATTAA
- a CDS encoding type III pantothenate kinase, with translation MNLVIDVGNTMVKLGVFDLQTLKLKHTCKKEDFLQVLSQVSQSFPDINNVLVATVGNFSENHSAELERRYRVLYLDQNTQVPFINNYATPHTLGVDRIAVVSAAAQQFPNKNVLVIDAGTCITYDFINADNEYLGGAISPGIALRYQALHSFTNKLPLLSAKHPDTVLGNSTEGSIHSGVVNGILNEIDGFIENYKNKYADLTVILTGGDTHFLRDSIKNDIFANSNFLLEGLNQILEYNIH, from the coding sequence ATGAATCTGGTAATTGATGTAGGAAACACGATGGTCAAGCTCGGGGTTTTCGATTTGCAAACATTGAAGCTGAAGCATACCTGCAAAAAAGAGGATTTTCTACAGGTACTGAGTCAAGTCTCTCAAAGTTTTCCCGATATAAATAACGTTCTTGTAGCTACTGTTGGAAACTTCTCAGAAAACCATTCTGCAGAACTCGAGCGGCGTTACAGAGTATTGTATCTCGATCAAAATACCCAAGTTCCCTTTATTAATAATTATGCCACACCTCACACTTTAGGTGTCGACCGTATTGCGGTAGTAAGTGCGGCGGCACAACAATTTCCAAACAAAAACGTTTTGGTAATCGATGCTGGCACCTGCATTACCTACGATTTTATTAATGCCGACAATGAATATCTGGGAGGAGCAATATCTCCGGGAATAGCTCTTCGTTACCAAGCACTCCATTCATTTACGAATAAGCTACCGCTGTTGTCCGCCAAGCATCCAGATACCGTACTGGGCAATTCGACAGAAGGTTCAATCCATTCGGGTGTTGTTAATGGTATTTTAAATGAAATTGATGGTTTTATTGAAAACTATAAAAACAAATATGCTGATTTAACAGTTATTTTAACAGGAGGAGATACACATTTTTTGCGTGATAGTATAAAAAATGACATCTTTGCCAACTCAAATTTTTTATTGGAAGGTTTGAACCAAATATTGGAATATAACATACATTGA
- a CDS encoding linear amide C-N hydrolase produces MVSINAYACSRVVYIGKNGTQMTARSMDWKDDIPANLWVFPRGIERNGEVGSSSINWKSKYGSVITSSWDIASSDGMNEKGLVGNLLWLAESKYPKFENKKNAAGLSVSLWLQYVLDNFTTVSDAVNFLRKEEFTIVSTEIPGTETFVTVHLAISDPTGDNAIFEYINGKLVIHHDRSYVTMTNSPIFEEQLAINAYWKGIPGTVMLPGTNRAADRFVRASYYIDAIPKTDNTREALSSVFGVIRNCSVPFGITSKDEPNIASTRWRTVADQKNMIYYFDNVLNPNVVWVEFSNLDFSEKGKILKLSLDNNENYAGESSKDFKETKPFKFVGLH; encoded by the coding sequence ATGGTTTCCATAAACGCCTATGCCTGTTCACGAGTAGTCTATATAGGCAAGAACGGTACACAAATGACCGCCCGATCGATGGATTGGAAAGATGATATCCCCGCCAACCTTTGGGTTTTTCCAAGAGGAATTGAAAGGAATGGAGAAGTGGGAAGTTCCTCCATTAACTGGAAATCAAAATATGGCAGTGTTATTACCAGTTCTTGGGATATAGCTTCATCTGATGGGATGAACGAAAAAGGATTGGTCGGAAATTTACTTTGGCTAGCGGAATCTAAATATCCCAAATTTGAAAATAAGAAGAATGCCGCAGGACTCTCAGTTTCTCTTTGGCTCCAATATGTATTGGACAATTTCACTACAGTTTCCGATGCTGTAAACTTTCTTCGGAAAGAGGAGTTTACCATAGTGTCAACAGAAATTCCTGGCACGGAAACCTTTGTTACGGTACACTTGGCAATTTCTGACCCTACAGGCGACAATGCCATTTTTGAATACATCAACGGGAAGTTGGTTATTCACCATGACAGATCTTATGTAACCATGACGAACTCACCCATTTTCGAGGAACAGCTCGCCATCAATGCCTATTGGAAAGGGATTCCCGGAACAGTTATGCTTCCAGGAACAAATAGGGCCGCAGACAGATTTGTACGTGCTTCCTATTATATAGATGCAATCCCAAAAACGGATAATACCCGAGAAGCCTTATCCAGCGTATTTGGAGTTATTAGGAACTGCTCCGTTCCCTTCGGAATTACCTCGAAGGACGAACCCAACATTGCCTCTACCCGATGGAGAACGGTAGCCGATCAAAAAAATATGATTTATTATTTTGATAATGTACTAAACCCAAATGTGGTGTGGGTGGAATTCAGCAATTTGGATTTTAGCGAAAAAGGAAAGATTTTGAAACTCAGCTTGGATAATAATGAAAACTATGCAGGAGAATCCTCAAAAGATTTTAAAGAAACAAAACCCTTTAAATTTGTGGGACTGCACTAG
- a CDS encoding inorganic diphosphatase, which produces MGKTFDVLIEIPKGSRNKYEYDFELKKIRFDRMLFSSMMYPADYGFIPDTYALDGDPLDVLVLGHEPTFPMCVMEVKAIGVFHMADEKGPDEKIICVPMSDPIWNQLNDLCDLNPHMIKEIEHFFKVYKDLEKKRVDVGGWGNAEEALEIYSQCVKRYNETPEVHGHFSI; this is translated from the coding sequence ATGGGTAAAACATTCGACGTCTTAATAGAAATCCCCAAGGGCAGCCGCAACAAGTATGAATACGATTTTGAATTAAAGAAGATTCGTTTTGATCGTATGCTTTTCAGCAGTATGATGTATCCTGCGGATTATGGCTTTATTCCAGATACCTATGCACTGGACGGAGATCCTCTGGATGTCTTGGTTTTAGGACATGAACCTACTTTTCCTATGTGTGTAATGGAAGTGAAAGCGATTGGCGTGTTCCATATGGCCGATGAAAAGGGTCCGGACGAAAAAATTATCTGTGTTCCAATGTCCGATCCAATTTGGAACCAATTAAATGATCTATGTGATCTAAACCCACACATGATAAAGGAGATTGAACATTTCTTTAAGGTATATAAAGATTTGGAAAAAAAGCGTGTTGATGTAGGAGGTTGGGGAAATGCCGAAGAAGCACTTGAAATCTATAGCCAATGCGTTAAGCGATATAATGAAACTCCCGAAGTACATGGGCATTTTAGTATATAA
- a CDS encoding sodium-translocating pyrophosphatase has product MEQNIIFLPIVLSVLGLLFMLVKMSWVKKQPAGSERMQSISKSIKEGALAFLSAEYRLLVVFVIIAAALLFYVSTLVETTSWMIVPAFVFGAVFSALAGNIGMRIATDANARTAEAAKTSLPQALKVSFGGGTVMGLGVAGLAVLGLSLFLFFFVGQFVTNDPSSFYFEMTVVLEAIAGFSLGAESIALFARVGGGIYTKAADVGADLVGKVEAGIPEDDPRNPATIADNVGDNVGDVAGMGADLFGSYVATVLAAMVLGNYVIRDMSLLEPFTDSFNNMGPILLPIVIAGVGILASIIGTFLVKIKNNDAREPQVQRALDTGNWAAIILTLIASYFLIDWMLPEVMRMKFFGELVPRDIPSLNVFWSACIGLAVGALISFVTAYYTSLGKKPVMEIVENSSTGAGTNIIAGLAVGMKSTFFSVILFAAAIYGSYEFAGFYGVALAAAAMMATTGMQLAIDAFGPIADNAGGIAEMSELDPQVRERTDILDSVGNTTAAVGKGFAIASAALTALALFAAYVTFTGIDGINIFRADVLAMLFIGGMVPVVFSALAMQSVGKAAMEMVQEVRRQFREIPGIMEGTGKPEYAKCVDISTKAALREMVLPGLLTIITPIVIGLVFGAEPLGGYMAGVCVSGVMWAIFQNNAGGAWDNAKKSFEAGVMINGEMTYKGSEAHKAAVTGDTVGDPFKDTSGPSMNILIKLTCLIGLVIAPILGNSNEASAVQPVSETSANEVYMIDANGNKEVLTEQQINFIKTGRSMTPVVNSDNQTQTIVEMVKNENNDQVTAKVTIVRVVNGVETAETKTISGTEEEVRSKLKDVGGMKIKVKDKE; this is encoded by the coding sequence ATGGAACAGAACATTATCTTCCTACCTATTGTACTTTCTGTGCTGGGACTTTTGTTTATGCTCGTGAAAATGAGCTGGGTAAAAAAACAACCTGCCGGCAGTGAGCGAATGCAATCAATTTCAAAAAGTATCAAAGAAGGTGCTTTGGCATTCCTTAGTGCAGAGTATCGTCTATTAGTCGTCTTTGTTATTATTGCCGCCGCACTTTTATTTTATGTTTCAACTCTTGTTGAAACTACAAGTTGGATGATCGTGCCTGCGTTTGTTTTTGGTGCTGTTTTCTCCGCTTTGGCTGGTAATATTGGCATGCGAATTGCCACCGATGCCAATGCTAGAACCGCTGAAGCTGCCAAAACAAGTCTTCCTCAGGCTTTAAAAGTGTCCTTTGGTGGAGGAACTGTAATGGGACTTGGCGTAGCCGGACTTGCAGTACTGGGATTGAGTTTATTTCTTTTCTTTTTCGTTGGGCAGTTTGTTACCAATGATCCTTCCAGTTTTTATTTTGAAATGACCGTTGTTTTGGAAGCTATCGCAGGTTTTTCACTAGGTGCTGAAAGTATTGCTCTTTTCGCTCGTGTTGGTGGTGGTATTTACACCAAAGCTGCCGACGTTGGAGCAGACCTTGTTGGTAAGGTAGAAGCCGGAATTCCAGAAGATGATCCGCGTAACCCTGCAACTATTGCGGATAACGTTGGTGATAACGTGGGTGACGTCGCCGGAATGGGTGCCGACCTTTTTGGAAGCTACGTTGCTACCGTACTTGCCGCAATGGTCCTTGGAAATTATGTAATTAGAGATATGTCTCTTCTAGAACCATTTACGGATAGTTTTAATAATATGGGACCAATTCTTTTGCCTATAGTTATTGCAGGTGTAGGAATCTTGGCTTCAATAATTGGGACCTTCCTTGTAAAAATTAAAAATAACGATGCTCGTGAACCCCAAGTGCAAAGAGCGTTGGATACCGGAAACTGGGCTGCGATTATCCTTACACTAATCGCTAGTTACTTCTTGATAGATTGGATGCTTCCAGAGGTGATGAGGATGAAATTCTTTGGCGAACTGGTTCCAAGGGATATCCCATCTCTTAACGTATTTTGGTCAGCTTGTATCGGTCTTGCCGTTGGAGCTTTGATTTCTTTTGTAACGGCTTACTATACCAGCCTGGGTAAAAAGCCCGTAATGGAAATTGTTGAGAATTCTTCTACAGGTGCAGGAACCAATATTATTGCTGGTCTTGCTGTAGGTATGAAATCTACTTTCTTTTCTGTAATTCTTTTTGCTGCTGCTATTTATGGTTCATATGAATTCGCAGGATTCTATGGTGTGGCTCTTGCAGCGGCTGCGATGATGGCTACAACAGGAATGCAGCTAGCTATTGATGCTTTTGGTCCTATAGCCGATAATGCTGGAGGAATTGCGGAAATGAGCGAATTAGATCCTCAGGTTCGTGAGCGTACCGATATTCTGGATTCAGTTGGAAATACTACTGCCGCCGTAGGTAAAGGGTTTGCAATTGCTTCTGCTGCCTTGACCGCTTTGGCTCTTTTTGCCGCTTATGTAACTTTTACAGGTATTGATGGGATTAATATTTTCCGTGCAGATGTTTTGGCAATGCTGTTTATCGGAGGAATGGTTCCCGTGGTGTTCTCGGCTCTTGCGATGCAATCTGTTGGGAAAGCTGCGATGGAAATGGTTCAGGAAGTACGGCGCCAGTTCCGAGAAATTCCAGGGATTATGGAAGGAACTGGAAAACCGGAATACGCAAAGTGTGTTGATATTTCAACCAAAGCTGCTTTAAGAGAAATGGTACTTCCCGGATTGCTTACTATTATTACTCCTATTGTTATCGGATTAGTCTTCGGTGCAGAGCCTCTAGGAGGTTATATGGCAGGTGTTTGTGTGAGTGGTGTAATGTGGGCAATTTTCCAAAACAATGCTGGTGGTGCTTGGGATAACGCTAAAAAATCTTTCGAAGCTGGGGTTATGATCAATGGGGAAATGACCTATAAAGGAAGTGAGGCTCATAAAGCAGCCGTAACTGGTGATACTGTTGGAGATCCTTTTAAGGATACTTCAGGACCTTCCATGAATATTTTGATTAAACTTACCTGTTTGATAGGTTTGGTTATCGCTCCTATACTTGGAAATTCTAATGAGGCAAGTGCTGTCCAACCTGTTTCAGAAACTTCGGCAAACGAAGTGTATATGATCGATGCCAACGGTAATAAAGAAGTATTGACCGAACAGCAGATCAACTTTATTAAAACAGGCAGATCAATGACGCCTGTTGTGAATTCTGATAATCAAACCCAAACAATAGTTGAGATGGTGAAAAATGAAAACAATGACCAAGTTACTGCGAAAGTTACAATAGTGAGAGTGGTTAATGGAGTAGAAACCGCCGAAACTAAAACCATTTCTGGTACTGAGGAGGAGGTTCGTAGCAAGCTAAAGGATGTTGGAGGAATGAAAATAAAGGTAAAGGATAAGGAATAA
- a CDS encoding ribbon-helix-helix domain-containing protein: MATFTSSLPDELLEQLAQEAKNLKIPKNKLLQKALEYYLERLEKAQYAKSFERISNDPEMQAIAEEGIEDWFKMLDEYDKE, encoded by the coding sequence ATGGCAACATTCACTTCGAGTTTACCGGACGAACTTCTGGAGCAATTGGCTCAAGAGGCAAAGAATTTGAAAATCCCGAAAAATAAACTGCTCCAAAAGGCTTTGGAGTATTATTTAGAAAGATTGGAAAAAGCTCAATATGCAAAATCTTTTGAACGCATTTCAAACGACCCAGAAATGCAAGCTATAGCTGAAGAGGGTATTGAAGATTGGTTTAAAATGCTTGATGAATACGACAAAGAATGA
- a CDS encoding type II toxin-antitoxin system PemK/MazF family toxin, translating into MKQGEIWKVYFDPIKGNEQAGVRPAVIISGDTMNNKSKLKIVCPLTSSLHNFKNNPILEPNEINGLKSISEILVFQIRTLSDERFKNKIGNVNSETIDEIHSSLSKLLKY; encoded by the coding sequence ATGAAGCAGGGAGAAATTTGGAAAGTATATTTTGATCCAATTAAAGGCAATGAGCAAGCAGGAGTAAGACCGGCAGTTATTATAAGCGGTGATACAATGAATAACAAATCTAAGCTAAAGATTGTCTGCCCCTTGACATCGTCTCTTCATAATTTTAAAAATAATCCAATCCTGGAACCCAATGAAATTAATGGATTAAAAAGTATATCTGAAATTTTAGTTTTTCAGATAAGGACACTTTCAGATGAGCGATTTAAGAATAAAATAGGCAATGTAAATTCCGAAACCATAGATGAAATACATTCCTCTTTATCAAAATTATTAAAGTATTAA
- the paaZ gene encoding phenylacetic acid degradation bifunctional protein PaaZ: protein MKKLHNYITGQWRTGNGEGVPMHDAITGEVVALSDTEGLDFAEILQYGRDKGNALRKMTFQERGNMLKSLALHLVKKKADFYEISYRTGATKVDSWIDIEGGFGNLFANASLRKLFPNQTYHVEGDPIDLSRGGRFMAHHIMVPKQGVAIHINAFNFPVWGMLEKCAVNWMAGVPAVVKPATNTSFLTEAVVREIIASGILPEGALQLINGSARTILDSVESQDVVTFTGSASTGKMLKAHPRIIEESVPFTMEADSLNASILGEDAVPGTPEFDLFIKEVRTEMTVKCGQKCTAIRRVVVPEKLIEDVQIALGKSLAKVTIGDPRLKEVRMGSLVSLDQVKEVRERVQELAKTASIVYGDLDKIEVIGADAKKGAFLAPILLREDNPFENLAVHETEAFGPVSTIMPYKSLDEAIELAKMGKGSLVSSIATNDDKIAKDYVINAASHHGRILVLNRESAKESTGHGSPLPYLVHGGPGRAGGGEEMGGVRGIKHYLQRTAIQGSPTTLTEITGIYQQNAKYKEADQHPFKYHWEDIEPGMSLKTHKRTLTDSDIINFANLTWDHFYAHTDTTSLDGSIFEKRTAHGYFIIAAAAGLFVYPNKGPVAANYGLEECRFLRPMYDGDTIYVRLTCKQKVDRDVAGAEHPSGIVKWFVEVFDQEDELVAVATILTMVEKKQEVFVEMTDEKIRETLEKLTENTKPKWGILTPQHLMEHLEEGYRIMSGENQDFEISTPEKILEKVHNSLYNYDKFPHHTQFPTMKKGELEDLKHPDLATAKEKMLEAREQYKEYYKQNPDSQLKNRVFGMLNRYESYLLERKHLNHHFEQFGLI from the coding sequence ATGAAAAAACTACATAATTACATAACAGGGCAATGGCGAACAGGTAATGGGGAAGGAGTCCCAATGCACGATGCCATTACCGGTGAAGTTGTCGCACTTTCTGATACGGAAGGTCTTGACTTTGCCGAAATCTTACAATACGGTCGCGATAAAGGGAATGCCCTTAGAAAAATGACTTTCCAGGAACGCGGCAATATGCTAAAATCCCTTGCGCTTCATCTCGTAAAAAAGAAAGCCGATTTCTACGAAATAAGTTACCGAACAGGAGCTACAAAAGTGGATAGCTGGATTGATATTGAAGGAGGTTTTGGAAATCTTTTTGCCAATGCCTCCCTTCGGAAGTTATTTCCCAATCAAACCTATCACGTTGAGGGTGATCCCATTGATTTATCCCGAGGTGGCCGGTTTATGGCGCACCATATTATGGTTCCAAAACAGGGCGTGGCAATTCATATAAATGCTTTTAATTTCCCGGTATGGGGTATGTTGGAAAAGTGTGCAGTCAATTGGATGGCGGGAGTGCCGGCGGTGGTTAAACCCGCGACCAATACTTCATTTTTAACCGAAGCAGTGGTTCGTGAGATTATTGCTTCAGGAATTTTACCGGAAGGAGCTTTACAATTGATAAACGGTTCTGCCCGAACTATTTTAGATTCCGTAGAATCGCAAGATGTGGTCACATTTACAGGATCGGCTTCCACAGGGAAAATGCTTAAAGCACATCCAAGAATTATCGAGGAATCTGTACCTTTTACAATGGAAGCTGATTCATTGAACGCTTCTATTTTAGGTGAGGATGCCGTTCCGGGTACTCCCGAATTTGATCTTTTTATCAAAGAAGTGAGAACTGAAATGACCGTAAAATGTGGTCAAAAATGTACTGCCATCCGAAGAGTGGTTGTTCCTGAAAAATTGATCGAAGATGTTCAGATTGCCCTTGGAAAATCCTTGGCAAAAGTAACTATTGGTGATCCTCGTTTAAAGGAAGTGCGAATGGGATCCTTGGTAAGCCTAGATCAAGTGAAAGAAGTGAGGGAACGTGTCCAGGAATTGGCAAAAACTGCAAGCATCGTCTATGGAGACCTTGATAAAATTGAAGTTATCGGAGCCGATGCGAAAAAAGGCGCTTTCCTTGCCCCAATTCTACTTCGAGAAGATAATCCCTTCGAAAATCTCGCTGTTCACGAAACGGAAGCTTTTGGTCCAGTGAGCACCATAATGCCGTATAAATCTCTTGATGAAGCCATCGAGTTGGCGAAAATGGGGAAAGGATCTTTGGTTTCTTCCATCGCCACCAATGATGATAAAATTGCCAAAGATTATGTTATCAACGCCGCCTCCCATCATGGAAGGATTTTGGTGTTAAACCGTGAAAGTGCAAAGGAAAGTACTGGTCATGGTTCACCACTTCCATATTTGGTCCACGGAGGACCTGGTCGAGCGGGGGGAGGAGAAGAAATGGGTGGAGTGCGAGGTATTAAGCATTATTTGCAACGCACCGCCATTCAAGGTTCGCCTACAACTTTGACGGAAATCACTGGTATTTATCAACAAAACGCCAAATACAAGGAAGCTGATCAGCATCCATTCAAATACCATTGGGAAGACATCGAACCTGGAATGTCCTTAAAAACCCATAAGCGTACACTGACGGATAGTGATATAATCAATTTTGCCAATCTTACTTGGGACCATTTTTATGCCCATACCGATACCACTTCCTTGGATGGAAGTATTTTTGAAAAGCGCACAGCTCACGGTTATTTTATAATTGCTGCAGCTGCGGGATTGTTTGTATATCCGAATAAGGGACCTGTCGCCGCTAATTACGGTTTGGAAGAGTGCCGTTTTCTACGTCCAATGTACGACGGTGATACCATTTACGTTCGGCTGACCTGTAAACAGAAAGTTGATCGTGATGTAGCAGGAGCAGAACATCCAAGCGGAATCGTAAAATGGTTTGTCGAGGTTTTTGATCAAGAAGATGAATTGGTTGCTGTGGCTACTATTCTAACTATGGTTGAAAAGAAACAAGAAGTTTTTGTAGAGATGACCGATGAAAAAATTCGTGAGACGCTGGAAAAACTAACCGAGAACACAAAGCCAAAGTGGGGAATCCTTACACCACAGCATTTAATGGAACATTTGGAAGAAGGCTACCGAATTATGTCTGGTGAAAACCAAGATTTTGAGATATCCACACCAGAGAAGATATTGGAGAAAGTTCATAACAGTTTATATAATTACGACAAATTTCCGCATCATACTCAGTTTCCAACTATGAAAAAAGGTGAATTGGAAGACTTAAAGCATCCTGATCTAGCTACTGCCAAAGAAAAAATGCTCGAAGCTCGAGAACAGTATAAAGAGTACTATAAGCAAAACCCAGATTCCCAATTAAAAAACAGAGTTTTTGGAATGTTGAACCGATATGAATCTTACTTATTGGAGCGCAAACATTTAAACCATCACTTTGAGCAGTTTGGGTTGATTTGA